In one Deinococcus aerolatus genomic region, the following are encoded:
- the ddrA gene encoding single-stranded DNA-binding protein DdrA, with the protein MKLSDVQKRLQAPFPSHLVGWKPQAFTKDHSRALLLSYVDARAVQDRLDAICPDAWSFEIEVIPGAAVATVKGRLTVLGVTREDIGEAGDGNLGTLKAASSDALKRCAVQFGIGRYLYDLPKQWVDWDDARRQPKVTPELPDWARPDHERSPGGAHLVQAMEQLRYELPEDLDLQREVYKHLKAALGSLHPGPTQQGQAA; encoded by the coding sequence ATGAAGCTCAGTGATGTTCAGAAACGACTCCAGGCCCCGTTTCCGTCCCATCTGGTGGGCTGGAAACCCCAGGCATTCACCAAGGACCATAGCCGGGCGCTGCTGCTGTCCTATGTGGATGCCCGCGCGGTGCAAGACCGGCTGGACGCCATCTGCCCCGACGCCTGGAGCTTCGAGATTGAGGTCATCCCAGGCGCAGCCGTCGCCACCGTCAAGGGTCGCCTGACGGTGCTGGGCGTGACCCGCGAGGACATCGGTGAGGCGGGTGACGGCAACCTGGGCACCCTGAAGGCCGCCTCTTCGGACGCGCTGAAGCGCTGCGCGGTGCAGTTCGGCATTGGACGCTACCTGTACGATCTGCCCAAGCAGTGGGTGGACTGGGATGACGCCCGGCGGCAGCCGAAGGTCACCCCGGAACTGCCTGACTGGGCGCGGCCCGATCACGAACGCAGCCCCGGCGGCGCCCATCTGGTGCAGGCCATGGAGCAGTTGCGCTACGAACTGCCGGAAGACCTGGACCTGCAACGAGAGGTGTACAAGCACCTGAAGGCCGCGCTGGGCAGCCTGCATCCAGGGCCCACACAGCAGGGGCAGGCCGCATGA
- the hisB gene encoding imidazoleglycerol-phosphate dehydratase HisB, with the protein MSPTAPAPRTATLTRKTAETDITVRLNLDSAAYDAPHSGHGFFDHMLDALSRHSRLGLSVAATGDLHIEPHHLIEDTGITLGQALSQALGDRQGIERYGSAFVPMDETLAHVVVDLSGRAHLAFEPETLDVWGDAGGMTHYHLREFLRGFCNHGGVTLHVRVLAGREAHHVIEAVVKALARALRDAVAVTSAQMPSTKGSL; encoded by the coding sequence ATGAGTCCCACGGCCCCCGCTCCGCGCACCGCCACCCTGACCCGCAAGACCGCCGAGACCGACATCACGGTCCGTCTGAATCTCGACTCTGCCGCGTACGACGCGCCGCACAGCGGGCATGGCTTTTTTGACCACATGCTCGACGCGCTGTCCCGCCACAGCCGTCTGGGCCTGAGCGTGGCGGCCACGGGGGACCTGCATATTGAGCCGCACCACCTGATTGAGGACACTGGCATCACGCTGGGGCAGGCGCTGTCGCAGGCGCTGGGGGACCGCCAGGGCATCGAGCGCTACGGCAGCGCCTTTGTGCCGATGGATGAGACGCTGGCGCATGTGGTGGTGGACCTGTCGGGCCGCGCCCACCTGGCGTTCGAGCCAGAGACGCTGGATGTGTGGGGCGACGCGGGCGGCATGACCCACTATCACCTGCGCGAGTTCCTGCGCGGCTTTTGCAACCACGGGGGCGTGACCCTGCACGTGCGCGTGCTGGCCGGGCGCGAGGCCCACCACGTCATCGAGGCGGTGGTCAAGGCGCTGGCCCGGGCCCTGCGCGACGCGGTGGCCGTGACCTCGGCCCAGATGCCCAGCACCAAGGGCAGCCTGTGA
- a CDS encoding serine hydrolase: protein MSGHSSGLGRGTRAAAAALCSVLALLGACHRLPASSTGKVMAPAGGAPIVLVPTDLPRAAGVRSPVNSRPDGCLAAAPVVKKAPPPPFYLSGRLGLWVAQVDPVTLEPVRAVGTNPNSVFPLASAYKQTVLWALLREFDAGRLSPNERFDVTRENQSLGSYPFDGSNVKTLSVRMIASSDNTATDILHRRVGLQRVQDVADRLGLCRTRVILPTRDWWVAQAGLSATFNGTTRWASASGRDRQRLAALIDDDARAYRADYVQSKLDRYFETRHAPADDLRVHNLSTPYELSTLLAHEFLRPGLSPRAERWQREVMALGYGRAALRWGPHINVFGGKGGNGWGILTYSGFFQTNDGRQVVYAFMQHGADQTYTMPNTRRAFAWINAGVEQVLGPPPRPEQKLRQKR from the coding sequence GTGAGCGGCCACAGCAGCGGCCTGGGGCGCGGCACCCGCGCCGCCGCCGCCGCGCTGTGCAGCGTGCTGGCACTCCTGGGGGCCTGCCACAGATTGCCGGCGTCCAGCACCGGGAAGGTGATGGCCCCGGCTGGGGGCGCGCCCATAGTGCTCGTTCCCACCGATTTGCCTCGGGCTGCTGGGGTCCGCAGTCCGGTCAACAGCCGCCCCGATGGCTGCCTGGCCGCCGCGCCGGTGGTCAAGAAGGCGCCGCCGCCGCCCTTTTATCTGAGCGGGCGGCTGGGGCTGTGGGTGGCGCAGGTCGATCCCGTGACGCTGGAGCCTGTCCGGGCGGTCGGCACCAACCCGAACAGCGTCTTTCCGCTGGCCAGTGCGTACAAGCAGACCGTGTTGTGGGCGCTGCTGCGGGAATTCGACGCGGGCCGCCTGAGCCCCAATGAGCGCTTTGACGTTACCCGCGAGAACCAGAGCCTGGGCAGCTATCCCTTCGATGGCAGCAACGTCAAGACCCTGAGTGTCCGCATGATCGCCAGCAGTGACAACACCGCCACCGATATCCTGCACCGCCGCGTGGGCCTGCAGCGCGTGCAGGATGTGGCCGACAGACTGGGGCTGTGCCGCACCCGCGTGATCCTGCCCACCCGCGACTGGTGGGTGGCGCAGGCGGGCCTGTCGGCCACCTTCAACGGCACCACGCGCTGGGCCTCAGCCAGCGGCAGGGACCGCCAGCGGCTGGCTGCCCTGATCGACGACGACGCCCGCGCCTACCGCGCCGATTACGTGCAATCCAAACTGGACCGCTACTTCGAGACGCGCCATGCTCCCGCCGATGATCTGCGCGTCCACAACCTCAGCACGCCGTACGAGCTGAGCACGCTGCTGGCCCACGAGTTTCTGCGCCCTGGCCTGTCGCCCCGAGCCGAGCGGTGGCAGCGCGAGGTCATGGCGCTGGGTTACGGCAGAGCGGCGCTTCGGTGGGGGCCGCACATCAACGTCTTTGGCGGCAAGGGCGGCAACGGCTGGGGCATCCTGACCTACAGCGGATTCTTCCAGACCAATGATGGGCGGCAGGTCGTCTACGCCTTCATGCAGCACGGCGCGGACCAGACCTACACCATGCCGAACACCCGCCGCGCCTTTGCGTGGATCAATGCGGGCGTCGAGCAGGTGCTGGGGCCGCCGCCCAGGCCCGAGCAAAAGCTACGGCAAAAGCGGTAG
- a CDS encoding ABC transporter ATP-binding protein: MSQLQPSQLEVQGVTLTFGGLNALTDVSLTVPPGEIVSIIGPNGAGKTSLLNCISGFYHPTRGRITFGSHDLSRAAPNVVTGYGIARAFQNLELFRGLSVVENLLLARHTHLRYGLLDSLVFYGRASRQEAENRAYVERIIDFMELEEYRAHPVGTLAYGIQKRVEVARALTLAPKLLLLDEPMAGMNVEEKEDMVRFILDIQREQGVTVVLIEHDMGVVMDISDRVYVLDFGQLIAGGRPEVVSADPRVIEAYTGVAEARPDRAAQAVGI; this comes from the coding sequence ATGTCTCAACTTCAGCCTTCCCAACTCGAAGTTCAGGGCGTCACGCTGACGTTCGGCGGGCTCAACGCGCTGACCGACGTGAGCTTGACCGTCCCGCCGGGCGAGATCGTCAGCATCATCGGGCCGAACGGGGCGGGCAAGACCAGTCTGCTCAACTGCATCAGCGGCTTTTACCATCCCACGCGCGGGCGAATCACGTTCGGCAGCCATGACCTGAGCCGCGCCGCGCCCAACGTGGTCACCGGCTACGGCATCGCCCGCGCTTTCCAGAATCTGGAACTGTTCCGGGGCCTCAGCGTGGTGGAGAATCTGTTGCTGGCCCGGCACACCCACCTGCGCTACGGTCTGCTGGACAGCCTCGTGTTCTACGGCCGCGCCAGCCGTCAGGAGGCCGAGAACCGCGCCTACGTCGAGCGCATCATCGATTTCATGGAACTGGAGGAATACCGCGCCCATCCCGTCGGGACGCTGGCCTACGGCATCCAGAAGCGGGTGGAGGTGGCCCGCGCCCTGACCCTGGCGCCCAAACTGCTGCTGCTCGACGAGCCGATGGCGGGCATGAACGTGGAGGAGAAGGAAGACATGGTGCGCTTCATCCTCGACATCCAGCGCGAGCAGGGCGTCACGGTGGTGCTGATCGAACACGACATGGGCGTGGTCATGGACATCAGTGACCGCGTGTACGTGCTGGATTTCGGCCAGTTGATCGCGGGCGGGCGGCCCGAAGTGGTCAGCGCCGATCCGCGCGTCATTGAGGCGTATACCGGCGTGGCTGAAGCCCGCCCTGACCGGGCGGCGCAGGCGGTGGGCATATGA
- a CDS encoding TlpA family protein disulfide reductase: MDWPQPGDFVYGEPLPPPADWARSGLVMTFNLECAGCVSRGIPFMKRLHSEFGSRVNLLAVHTSHGHRPLPREDVEPTLIKFARDFARLPFPVALDVSGTLARAWQTEGTPHWLAFAPGGELLRSVYGSQDNAQTRLHYLLEEWAGQDPEAQG, translated from the coding sequence ATGGACTGGCCCCAACCTGGTGATTTTGTTTATGGCGAACCCCTGCCGCCCCCTGCGGACTGGGCGCGTTCCGGCCTGGTCATGACCTTCAACCTGGAGTGCGCGGGGTGCGTGTCGCGCGGCATTCCCTTTATGAAGCGGCTGCACAGCGAGTTCGGCTCACGGGTGAATCTGCTGGCCGTCCACACCAGCCACGGCCACCGCCCCCTGCCGCGCGAGGACGTGGAGCCGACGCTGATCAAGTTCGCCCGCGATTTTGCCCGTTTGCCGTTTCCTGTGGCCCTGGACGTGTCCGGCACGCTGGCTCGCGCGTGGCAGACCGAGGGAACACCGCACTGGCTGGCCTTTGCCCCTGGCGGCGAGCTGCTGCGCAGCGTGTACGGCAGCCAGGACAACGCCCAGACCCGCCTGCACTACCTGCTGGAAGAGTGGGCCGGCCAGGACCCGGAGGCACAGGGGTAA
- a CDS encoding AMP-binding protein encodes MKTPLTPLELVLRAFAVHPARTATQHGRQAQSYAELAGRTARLVTLLRDHGLTPGTHALLVSPNTPDALLAFHAVPLAGGVIVPLNPAFSDEALRFLAGHADPVVALVDTACLPRVGERLAQLEIPVLEIGDASGLSARLGGVLPAALELPAALDEDSPISINYTSGTTSDPKGVMVTHRNAFVNLSNLLYHLNLRPGSVYLHALPLAHGNGWGSAWAVTAAGGTHVTLTNEGPEAVRAALRGGAVTHLFASPAILTPLTDTAAPLHLSAPVRLLVAGTSPSPRLLGNLRAQGFEVLHGYGLTETNAVMTVNEGDHLTPQGHPMMYAGQLRVVSEDGGPVPADGFTPGEIVIRGNQVMKGYYKNRAATRRALDGGWLHTGDLAVVHADGRVDILDRASDLLNIGGQSVSSAQIEAVLYRHPSVREAVVVAGHPAPGQTCAVAFVTLHPGAGVRGEELLRFCSPHLPEHALPRRVHLVPELPKTASGKVLKHVLRAQAGENLAPERRAEPVRPTRR; translated from the coding sequence TTGAAAACGCCCCTGACCCCGCTGGAACTCGTGTTGCGTGCTTTCGCCGTTCATCCGGCGCGGACAGCCACCCAGCATGGAAGACAGGCGCAGAGCTACGCCGAGCTGGCGGGGCGCACGGCCCGTCTGGTAACCCTGCTGAGGGACCACGGACTGACGCCCGGCACCCACGCACTGCTGGTGTCGCCCAACACGCCGGACGCGCTGCTGGCCTTTCACGCCGTTCCGCTGGCCGGGGGCGTGATTGTGCCGCTCAATCCAGCCTTCAGCGACGAGGCCCTGCGTTTTCTGGCCGGGCACGCCGATCCGGTGGTGGCGCTGGTGGACACAGCCTGCCTGCCGCGCGTGGGCGAGCGACTGGCCCAGCTGGAAATACCTGTGCTTGAAATCGGCGACGCCTCCGGGCTGAGTGCGCGGCTGGGCGGCGTCCTGCCCGCCGCGCTGGAACTTCCTGCCGCGCTGGATGAGGACTCACCCATCAGCATCAACTACACCAGCGGCACGACCAGCGATCCCAAGGGCGTGATGGTCACGCACCGCAACGCCTTCGTCAACCTGTCCAACCTGCTGTACCACCTGAACCTGCGGCCCGGCAGCGTGTACCTGCATGCCCTGCCGCTGGCGCACGGCAACGGCTGGGGCAGCGCGTGGGCCGTGACGGCGGCGGGTGGCACGCACGTCACCCTGACAAACGAGGGGCCAGAAGCGGTCCGCGCCGCGCTGCGGGGCGGAGCCGTCACGCACCTGTTTGCCTCGCCCGCCATTCTCACACCCCTGACCGACACGGCGGCCCCCCTGCACCTGTCGGCCCCGGTGCGGCTGCTGGTGGCCGGAACCTCGCCCTCGCCCCGGCTGCTGGGCAACCTGCGCGCCCAGGGCTTCGAGGTTCTGCACGGCTATGGCCTGACCGAGACCAACGCGGTCATGACTGTCAACGAGGGAGACCACCTCACGCCGCAGGGCCACCCGATGATGTATGCCGGGCAGCTGCGCGTGGTCTCGGAGGACGGCGGGCCGGTTCCCGCCGACGGCTTTACCCCCGGAGAGATCGTGATCCGGGGCAATCAGGTGATGAAGGGCTACTACAAGAACCGCGCCGCCACGCGGCGGGCACTGGACGGCGGGTGGCTGCACACGGGCGATCTGGCGGTGGTGCATGCCGACGGACGGGTGGACATTCTGGACCGGGCGAGCGACCTGCTGAACATCGGCGGCCAGAGCGTGTCCAGCGCCCAGATCGAGGCCGTGCTGTACCGTCATCCCAGCGTGCGCGAGGCGGTGGTGGTGGCCGGACACCCGGCGCCGGGCCAGACCTGTGCAGTGGCCTTCGTCACCCTGCACCCCGGTGCGGGCGTGCGCGGCGAGGAGCTTCTGCGCTTCTGCTCGCCGCACCTGCCGGAGCATGCGCTGCCCCGGCGGGTGCATCTGGTGCCGGAGTTGCCCAAGACGGCCAGCGGCAAGGTTCTGAAGCATGTGCTGCGGGCGCAGGCTGGTGAGAACCTCGCGCCGGAGCGCCGCGCGGAACCGGTTCGGCCCACTCGCCGCTGA
- the hisH gene encoding imidazole glycerol phosphate synthase subunit HisH, with protein MSAPAVARPEVLLLDYGAGNVRSAAKALERAGMTVRVSDNPRDVAHASALVVPGQGHFRQVMEAFDTGGFHGPVTDAARAEVPILGICVGMQMLLSDSEEAPGTPGLNLIPGTVRKFAAAADHKVPQMGWNALEPVGDSPLLRNLGGAAYAYFVHSYYVPAEVSVEHGALATYGVPFWAALSVGNLHATQFHPEKSGAVGLALLERFRQNVLE; from the coding sequence GTGAGCGCGCCCGCCGTGGCCCGGCCGGAAGTGCTGCTGCTGGATTACGGGGCGGGCAACGTCCGCAGCGCAGCCAAGGCGCTGGAGCGGGCCGGCATGACCGTGCGTGTGTCAGACAATCCGCGCGACGTGGCACACGCCTCCGCCCTGGTGGTGCCGGGGCAGGGGCACTTCCGGCAGGTGATGGAAGCCTTCGACACGGGGGGCTTCCACGGTCCCGTGACGGACGCGGCGCGGGCGGAGGTGCCGATCCTGGGCATCTGCGTGGGTATGCAGATGCTGCTGAGCGATTCCGAGGAAGCGCCGGGCACGCCGGGGCTGAACCTGATTCCCGGGACGGTGCGCAAGTTCGCCGCCGCAGCGGACCACAAGGTGCCGCAGATGGGCTGGAACGCGCTGGAACCCGTGGGCGACTCGCCGCTGCTGCGGAACCTCGGCGGCGCGGCCTACGCGTACTTCGTGCACAGCTATTACGTCCCGGCTGAAGTTTCTGTGGAACACGGCGCACTCGCCACCTACGGCGTGCCCTTCTGGGCGGCCCTGAGTGTGGGCAACCTGCACGCCACGCAGTTCCACCCGGAAAAGAGCGGCGCGGTGGGCCTGGCCTTGCTGGAGCGGTTCCGGCAGAACGTGCTGGAGTAA
- a CDS encoding ABC transporter substrate-binding protein has product MTRALLLAVALAACVLPAAAGASTVAEVKKKGVLVLGTDPTFAPFEFKDRSGQITGFDIDIARAVAKDLGVRLQVQAVGFGALMPQSVTSGRVDMAMSGITITAERARVVSFSAPYYRSAQVFIVRGGNPGKFEWPGNVKGKTIGVQANTTGQFVADELLKPKGAALKVYDDFAAGLADVRAGRIAALVGDAPTVTDLQKRLPGQFQQAGKNLAAENYGMVFAKNSDLAAAANRTLVRLKASGEYQKLLDKWIMQQ; this is encoded by the coding sequence ATGACACGCGCCCTTCTGCTTGCCGTGGCCCTCGCCGCCTGTGTCCTGCCTGCTGCTGCTGGGGCCTCCACCGTCGCCGAGGTCAAGAAAAAGGGCGTGCTGGTGCTGGGCACCGATCCCACCTTCGCTCCGTTCGAGTTCAAGGACCGATCCGGGCAGATCACTGGCTTCGACATCGACATCGCGCGGGCGGTGGCGAAAGACCTGGGCGTCAGGCTCCAGGTTCAGGCAGTGGGCTTCGGGGCGCTGATGCCGCAGTCGGTCACGTCTGGCCGGGTGGACATGGCCATGAGCGGTATCACCATCACGGCGGAACGGGCCAGGGTGGTGTCGTTCAGTGCGCCGTACTACCGCAGCGCCCAGGTCTTTATCGTCCGGGGCGGCAACCCCGGCAAGTTCGAGTGGCCGGGCAACGTGAAGGGCAAAACCATTGGCGTGCAGGCCAACACCACCGGGCAGTTCGTGGCCGACGAACTGCTGAAGCCCAAGGGCGCGGCCCTGAAGGTCTACGACGACTTCGCAGCTGGGCTGGCCGACGTGCGTGCGGGCCGCATCGCTGCCCTGGTCGGGGACGCGCCCACCGTAACGGACCTGCAAAAGCGGCTGCCCGGGCAATTCCAACAGGCCGGTAAGAATCTGGCCGCCGAGAACTACGGCATGGTCTTCGCCAAGAACAGCGATCTGGCCGCCGCCGCCAACCGAACGCTGGTCCGCCTGAAGGCCAGCGGCGAGTACCAGAAGTTGCTCGATAAGTGGATCATGCAGCAGTAG
- a CDS encoding branched-chain amino acid aminotransferase: MTQTASKEAPNIDWANLGFSYIRTDLRYLSHWKDGAWDAGTLTEDNVLHIAEGSTAIHYGQQCFEGLKAYRCQDGSINVFRPDQNAARMRRSCRRVLMPEISDEQFIDAVTQVVRANERFLPPYGSGGSLYLRPYMIGVGDNIGVRTAPEFIFSVFCVPVGPYFKGGLTPQNFLVSGYDRAAPHGTGAAKVGGNYAASLMPGQQAKDTVIDGHHFADALYLDPETHTKIEEVGAANFFAITGDGRFVTPKSPSILESITKYSLLWLAEHRLNMTVEEGDVFIDALGQYTEAGACGTAAVITPIGGIQNGETFHVFYSEIEAGPVTRRLYDELVGIQYGDVPAPDGWIVKI, from the coding sequence ATGACCCAAACCGCCTCCAAAGAAGCTCCGAACATCGACTGGGCGAACCTCGGTTTCAGCTACATCCGCACGGACCTGCGCTACCTGTCGCACTGGAAAGATGGCGCGTGGGACGCCGGCACCCTGACCGAGGACAATGTGCTGCACATCGCCGAGGGCAGCACTGCCATCCACTACGGCCAGCAGTGCTTCGAGGGCCTCAAGGCCTACCGTTGCCAGGACGGCTCAATCAACGTGTTCCGGCCAGACCAGAACGCTGCCCGGATGCGCCGCAGCTGCCGCCGCGTGCTGATGCCCGAGATCAGTGACGAGCAGTTTATCGACGCGGTTACGCAGGTGGTCCGGGCCAACGAGCGCTTTCTCCCGCCGTACGGGTCGGGCGGCTCGTTGTATCTGCGCCCCTACATGATCGGCGTAGGCGACAACATCGGGGTCCGGACGGCCCCGGAGTTCATCTTCAGTGTGTTCTGCGTGCCGGTGGGACCGTACTTCAAAGGCGGCCTGACCCCGCAGAACTTTCTGGTCTCGGGCTACGACCGCGCCGCGCCGCACGGCACCGGGGCGGCCAAGGTGGGCGGCAATTACGCCGCCAGCCTGATGCCGGGCCAGCAGGCCAAGGACACTGTGATCGACGGGCACCACTTCGCCGACGCGCTGTATCTGGACCCTGAAACGCACACGAAGATCGAGGAGGTGGGGGCTGCCAACTTCTTCGCCATCACGGGGGACGGCCGCTTTGTCACTCCCAAGTCGCCCAGCATTCTGGAGAGCATCACCAAGTACAGCCTGCTGTGGCTGGCTGAACACCGCCTGAACATGACGGTGGAGGAGGGCGACGTGTTCATCGACGCGCTGGGCCAGTACACCGAGGCGGGTGCTTGCGGCACCGCCGCCGTGATTACCCCCATCGGCGGCATCCAGAACGGTGAGACCTTCCACGTTTTTTACAGCGAAATTGAAGCTGGCCCGGTCACCCGCCGCCTCTATGACGAGCTGGTGGGCATCCAGTACGGCGACGTGCCTGCCCCGGACGGCTGGATCGTGAAGATTTGA
- a CDS encoding DegV family protein, which yields MTIAIVTDSTSDLSPELCAQHGIVSVPLYVLFDGRMHKDGTQITPPELFAGLRAGKKTPSTSQPSPAEFADVYTKALESADQVLSIHISGQLSGTVGSARLAAQDFGDRVTVLDSGSVSMGLGMRALRAAELAQAGKTTPEIVAELERVARAADIRFTVDTLDFLRINGRIGGAQALLGGLLNIKPILVVKKGRVESGGRVRGHRKAIQDLVEYTRKYVAAHGGARVAFMSTLGGEESVQEVRAGLGGLDVLDLGNHGIGAVVATHTGPGTAGVTLEPL from the coding sequence ATGACCATCGCCATCGTCACCGATTCAACGAGTGACCTCAGCCCGGAACTCTGCGCCCAGCACGGGATTGTCAGCGTGCCCCTGTATGTGCTGTTCGATGGCCGGATGCACAAGGACGGCACCCAGATCACGCCGCCGGAACTGTTCGCGGGTCTTCGGGCGGGCAAGAAGACGCCCAGCACCTCGCAGCCCAGTCCCGCCGAATTCGCCGACGTGTACACGAAAGCGCTGGAATCGGCCGATCAGGTGCTGAGCATTCACATCAGCGGGCAACTGTCGGGCACGGTGGGCAGCGCCCGACTGGCCGCGCAGGACTTCGGTGACCGGGTCACTGTGCTGGACTCGGGTTCGGTCAGCATGGGCCTGGGCATGCGTGCGCTGCGTGCTGCCGAGCTGGCACAGGCCGGGAAAACCACGCCCGAAATCGTTGCAGAACTGGAGCGGGTCGCCAGGGCGGCCGACATCCGCTTCACCGTGGACACCCTGGATTTTCTGAGGATCAACGGGCGCATCGGCGGGGCGCAGGCGCTGTTGGGCGGGCTGCTGAACATCAAGCCGATTCTGGTGGTCAAGAAGGGCCGGGTGGAATCCGGCGGGCGCGTGCGCGGCCACCGCAAGGCCATTCAGGATCTGGTGGAATACACCCGCAAGTACGTGGCCGCCCACGGCGGGGCGCGGGTGGCCTTCATGTCCACGCTGGGTGGCGAGGAGTCCGTGCAGGAGGTCCGCGCCGGACTGGGGGGGCTGGATGTTCTGGATCTGGGCAACCACGGCATCGGCGCGGTGGTGGCGACGCATACGGGGCCAGGCACGGCGGGCGTGACCCTGGAACCCCTCTGA
- a CDS encoding YidH family protein, which produces MSDEPGRIRTDWAERRTALASERTFAAWGRTALSSIGVGLAATRLFGDLEPRWLLRVLTVGLVGLGVLALAFGVRSYHKSAHDLEERGEHTLPLWWIGGFAVLLSGLGVAGVVLVW; this is translated from the coding sequence ATGTCAGACGAACCGGGACGGATCCGCACCGACTGGGCCGAGCGGCGCACCGCGCTGGCCAGCGAGCGCACCTTCGCCGCGTGGGGCCGCACCGCACTGTCCAGCATCGGCGTGGGGCTGGCCGCCACCCGGCTGTTCGGCGATCTGGAGCCGCGCTGGCTGCTGCGCGTGCTGACCGTGGGCCTCGTGGGGCTAGGGGTGCTGGCGCTGGCCTTCGGCGTTCGCAGTTACCACAAGTCGGCCCACGATCTGGAAGAAAGGGGCGAACACACCCTGCCGCTGTGGTGGATCGGGGGGTTTGCCGTGCTGCTGAGCGGGCTGGGCGTCGCTGGGGTGGTGCTGGTGTGGTGA